A window of Solanum stenotomum isolate F172 chromosome 3, ASM1918654v1, whole genome shotgun sequence contains these coding sequences:
- the LOC125859565 gene encoding uncharacterized protein LOC125859565, with product MEIHHSHLSSASLEDDINEISQPNISGLQTEEISAKQKEVKSSADVVPRKRYNFLSLFSLRDINSCILISENKQVICSVMISLLVVLSYAHIPLSIARSNSFVASRPLYILLLTDFTIVIARIVRKEVVPDEERAKDTERGKDNWDGALSILEYGLVLYQSIRAIFIDCSFYLVIVICGLSLI from the exons ATGGAGATTCATCATTCACATTTATCATCAG CTAGCTTGGAAGATGATATTAATGAAATTTCTCAACCAAATATTTCTGGTTTACAAACTGAAGAAATATCTGCAAAACAGAAGGAAGTAAAATCATCAGCTGATGTGGTTCCAAGAAAACGCTACAATTTCCTTAGTTTATTTTCTCTTAGGGATATCAATTCTTGCATTCTGATTTCGGAGAATAAACAAGTAATTTGTTCTGTCATGATTTCGTTATTAGTTGTCCTGTCTTACGCCCATATACCACTTAGTATAGCGAG GTCAAATAGCTTTGTTGCCTCAAGGCCACTTTACATATTGTTGCTAACTGATTTTACAATAGTGATTGCACGAATAGTTCGCAAGGAAGTAGTTCCTGATGAAGAAAGGGCCAAAGACACAGAACGAGGGAAGGATAATTGGGATGGAGCTCTATCCATATTGGAGTATGGTTTGGTTCTCTATCAGTCAATTCGCGCAATCTTCATAGACTGCAGTTTCTATTTGGTCATTGTAATATGTGGTCTGTCTCTCATATAG
- the LOC125859564 gene encoding uncharacterized protein LOC125859564: MAESKRQNLHLSGGGEGASTPLPEWQKPRLEPEPEKTKEPSLEWIALQFDKAKQERSEQGCEDVQQDKWEAYILLEIERAQEELAQVKGEEEHVIVPPEKRQFEQGKCIKGMSLDPYCNCSSHPCPGFDKLTLDTPMGAVEEYTDHYVSIWLHYISQLRQTHCFDIDVHPGSSLGAGVLVYNFNEDAELMMELANRAIQEYNERECNVFKYKVLKIEK; this comes from the exons ATGGCGGAATCGAAGAGGCAAAACCTTCACCTTTCAGGGGGAGGAGAAGGAGCATCGACGCCATTACCAGAGTGGCAAAAACCTCGGCTTGAACCAGAACCAGAAAAAACTAAAGAACCTAGTCTAGAATGGATTGCTTTACAATTCGACAAGGCTAAGCAAGAAAGAAGTGAACAAGGATGTGAGGATGTGCAACAAGACAAGTGGGAAGCATACATTCTTCTTGAGATCGAACGAGCTCAAGAAGAACTAGCACAagtaaaaggagaagaagaacaTGTGATTGTGCCACCGGAAAAGAGGCAATTTGAACAAGGAAAGTGCATCAAAGGGATGTCTTTAGACCCCTATTGCAATTGTTCTTCACACCCATGCCCTGGATTCGATAAACTCACTCTTGATACTCCCATGGGTGCTGTGGAGGAGTATACCGATCATTATGTCTCTATTTGGCTCCATTACATCAGTCAACTTCGTCAAACTCAT TGTTTTGACATTGATGTCCATCCCGGTTCGTCTTTGGGTGCTGGAGTATTAGTATATAACTTCAATGAAGATGCTGAGTTAATGATGGAACTGGCTAACCGCGCCATTCAGGAATATAACGAGAGAGAGTGTAAT GTCTTCAAGTACAAGGTTTTGAAGATTGAAAAGTGA